One window of the Acaryochloris sp. CCMEE 5410 genome contains the following:
- a CDS encoding GTP-binding protein has product MTTTTSEPTQTMTADKRGLPVTIITGFLGSGKTTLLNHILSNQEGLKTAVLVNEFGEIGIDNDLLITTGEDMVELSNGCICCTINNDLVEAVYKVLERSDKIDYLVVETTGLADPLPVALTFLGTDLRDVTRLDSIVTVVDSENFSLDLFNSEAAQSQIAYGDIILLNKADLVDEADLDLLEVRVREMREGARIIRTTKSQVSLPLILSVGLFESDKYFEDDHNDHGHSHDHGHDHDHHDHGHHDHHNHGHDHDHHDHSNCDHDHGHCEHDHDHHSHHLDNDGFTSLSFQSDRPFSVRKFQHFLDEQLPLNVFRAKGILWFDESEKRHVFHLSGKRFSLDDEDWRGEPKNQLVLIGQDLDHDKLRSQIENCLTTDSTNSSKGFG; this is encoded by the coding sequence ATGACCACAACAACTTCCGAACCCACTCAGACCATGACGGCTGATAAGCGCGGGTTACCCGTCACCATTATCACGGGCTTTTTGGGTAGTGGAAAGACAACCCTGTTAAACCACATTCTCTCTAATCAAGAAGGTTTAAAAACGGCTGTTCTGGTCAATGAATTCGGTGAAATTGGTATTGATAATGACCTCCTGATCACCACTGGTGAAGATATGGTGGAGCTAAGCAATGGCTGTATCTGCTGCACCATTAATAATGATTTAGTCGAAGCGGTCTACAAGGTTCTGGAGCGGTCCGACAAGATTGATTATCTGGTGGTGGAAACAACAGGGTTAGCGGATCCTCTCCCCGTTGCTTTAACCTTCCTAGGCACCGATTTGCGGGATGTGACGCGCTTAGATTCAATCGTGACGGTGGTCGATTCTGAAAACTTTAGTTTGGACTTGTTTAATAGCGAAGCCGCCCAAAGCCAGATTGCCTATGGCGATATTATTTTGCTCAATAAAGCCGATCTGGTGGATGAAGCAGATCTGGATCTGTTAGAAGTGCGCGTCCGGGAAATGCGAGAAGGTGCTCGGATCATCAGGACCACCAAAAGTCAGGTTTCCCTGCCGCTGATTTTGAGTGTCGGGCTATTTGAATCCGATAAGTACTTTGAAGATGATCACAACGATCATGGCCACAGCCATGACCATGGGCACGATCACGACCACCACGATCATGGACACCACGACCACCACAATCATGGACACGACCACGATCATCACGACCACAGCAATTGTGATCACGACCATGGTCATTGTGAACATGATCATGACCATCACTCCCATCATTTAGATAACGATGGGTTTACATCCCTCTCGTTCCAGAGCGATCGCCCCTTCTCAGTGCGAAAGTTCCAGCATTTCTTGGATGAACAACTTCCCCTCAACGTTTTCCGAGCAAAGGGGATTCTGTGGTTTGATGAAAGTGAGAAGCGTCATGTGTTTCACTTAAGTGGCAAGCGTTTTTCTCTAGATGATGAGGACTGGCGGGGCGAGCCCAAAAATCAACTGGTGTTAATTGGGCAAGATTTGGATCATGACAAGTTGCGATCGCAAATCGAAAACTGCTTAACCACCGATTCCACCAATAGCAGCAAAGGATTTGGCTAA
- a CDS encoding site-specific integrase, which translates to MDTQTPKAKASKGSVKIKVSNDRLQLVFSCGGKRHYLSLGLSDSQTHRKLAEMKARAIELDIVSDNFDETLEKYKPQFTRSSITPITPTPPTLPSLDQLWEQYVEFKRPSVSPNYLAKELVTAERVITRQLPTRSLEDSVQIRDWVVAHKPANAAKRLITQLSSCCDWATNSNLIEVNPFSGMAKELKLPKNGKKQQIDPFTQQERNQIIQAFTANQYYGHYGPFVSFLFKTGCRPSEAIALQWKHIAPDFQLIIFEQSAIDTEYGLKMRKGLKTQERRQFPCNTSLRDLLITHQPSDCEPELLVFPSPGGKLIDFHNFRNRAWKTILGNLKEIRYRKPYQTRHTFITLALENGLDAKDVAGLVGNSPEIIYKHYAGTKRELVVPEF; encoded by the coding sequence ATGGACACTCAAACGCCTAAAGCTAAAGCCAGCAAAGGTTCCGTTAAAATCAAGGTCTCGAATGATCGACTGCAGCTTGTCTTTTCTTGCGGTGGCAAGCGACATTACCTCAGTTTGGGCTTATCGGACTCCCAGACCCATCGCAAACTGGCGGAAATGAAGGCCAGAGCAATTGAGTTGGACATCGTCTCGGACAACTTTGATGAAACCCTTGAGAAGTACAAGCCTCAATTTACCCGCAGCTCCATTACCCCAATTACCCCAACACCACCCACCCTGCCCAGCCTTGATCAGCTGTGGGAACAGTATGTTGAGTTCAAACGCCCTAGCGTATCGCCAAACTATCTAGCAAAAGAGCTAGTGACTGCTGAACGGGTCATCACAAGACAACTACCAACGAGATCGCTAGAGGATTCCGTCCAAATTCGAGATTGGGTTGTGGCCCATAAACCTGCCAATGCAGCCAAGCGCTTGATCACTCAGCTGTCGTCCTGTTGTGACTGGGCCACCAACAGCAATCTAATTGAGGTCAATCCCTTTAGCGGTATGGCGAAGGAACTCAAGCTTCCCAAAAATGGAAAAAAGCAACAGATCGATCCCTTTACCCAGCAGGAGCGTAATCAAATCATTCAGGCTTTTACAGCGAATCAGTATTATGGCCACTACGGCCCCTTTGTCAGCTTCCTATTTAAAACGGGCTGCCGACCGTCCGAAGCCATCGCCTTGCAGTGGAAACATATCGCACCTGACTTCCAGCTGATTATTTTTGAGCAGTCAGCCATAGATACGGAATATGGCCTAAAAATGCGCAAGGGGTTAAAAACGCAAGAGCGTCGTCAATTCCCTTGCAACACTTCCTTACGAGACCTTCTGATCACTCACCAACCCTCGGACTGTGAACCCGAACTTCTAGTTTTTCCTAGCCCAGGTGGCAAGCTAATTGACTTCCATAATTTTCGGAATCGGGCCTGGAAAACTATTCTGGGAAACCTGAAGGAGATTCGCTACCGTAAGCCTTATCAAACCCGTCATACCTTTATTACCTTGGCCCTAGAGAATGGTTTGGATGCCAAGGATGTCGCTGGATTAGTGGGTAACTCTCCCGAAATCATTTACAAGCACTATGCCGGAACGAAGCGAGAACTTGTGGTGCCTGAATTTTAA